Proteins encoded within one genomic window of Methanothrix harundinacea 6Ac:
- a CDS encoding methanogenesis marker 2 protein: MNIESLAAELRGFVGITRKKAIGDLVGHFPVESDLIIASFGEDAAVIDDGEEVMLLAADGIWSRLLEADAEWAGYCAVLVNVHDIAAMGGWPVAMVDVLSAGSSDLAEAVLSGMRKGIEKFKVPIVGGHLHPDTPYSALDVAILGKAKKGAVILSSSAKPGDSVVVGIDLDGRVHPSFAINWDSTSFKSGEILLRQLGSMRELAERGLVTAGKDISNPGMLGTLGMLLESSRAGAVVDLEKIPKPEGMEMVVWQKMYPGMGFVVTAPAAKAEEVAGIFRGRGLTSAVIGRVTEERRLLIESGSEKAVLFNFEAETITGIR; the protein is encoded by the coding sequence ATGAATATAGAGTCTCTCGCGGCCGAGCTTCGCGGGTTTGTGGGGATAACCCGGAAGAAGGCCATCGGCGATCTCGTCGGCCACTTTCCTGTGGAGTCGGACCTGATCATAGCCTCCTTCGGGGAGGACGCGGCGGTCATCGACGACGGCGAGGAGGTGATGCTCCTAGCCGCCGACGGGATCTGGTCGAGGCTCCTGGAGGCCGACGCCGAGTGGGCCGGCTACTGCGCCGTCCTCGTCAACGTCCATGACATCGCGGCGATGGGGGGGTGGCCCGTCGCCATGGTGGACGTCCTCTCCGCCGGATCCTCCGACCTCGCCGAGGCGGTCCTCTCCGGGATGAGGAAGGGGATAGAGAAGTTCAAGGTCCCGATCGTGGGGGGTCACCTCCATCCGGACACCCCCTACAGCGCCCTGGACGTGGCGATCCTCGGGAAGGCGAAGAAGGGGGCGGTGATCCTCAGCTCTTCGGCGAAACCAGGCGACTCCGTCGTCGTGGGGATCGACCTCGACGGGAGGGTCCACCCGAGCTTCGCCATCAACTGGGACAGCACCAGCTTCAAGTCGGGGGAGATCCTCCTCCGGCAGCTCGGGTCGATGCGGGAGCTGGCGGAGCGGGGGCTGGTGACGGCGGGAAAAGACATCAGCAACCCGGGGATGCTGGGAACCCTGGGGATGCTCCTGGAGTCGAGCCGGGCGGGGGCGGTCGTCGACCTCGAAAAAATCCCCAAGCCCGAGGGGATGGAGATGGTCGTCTGGCAGAAGATGTACCCCGGCATGGGGTTCGTCGTGACCGCCCCGGCCGCGAAGGCCGAAGAGGTCGCCGGGATCTTCCGGGGCCGGGGGCTCACCTCTGCCGTCATCGGGAGGGTGACGGAGGAGCGGCGCCTCCTCATAGAGTCCGGTTCGGAGAAGGCCGTCCTCTTCAATTTTGAGGCCGAGACGATCACGGGGATCAGGTGA